GCGTAATGGACAGACCTGGAAAGAGTTAGAGCAGGGCGTGGTTGATGGTATTAGTATTGCTCTTGGTGCGATATTAATCTTGTTAATGGTTGGCTCGCTAATCGGTGCTTGGATCCTCGCTGGTACCGTTCCGACCATGATTTATTATGGCTTGCAGATCTTATCACCAGAGTATTTTTATGTGGCGACTTGTGCGATTTGTGCTCTGGTTGCGCTGAGTATCGGTAGTTCATGGACTACGGCAGGTACGGTGGGTATTGGCCTTATTGGTGTTTCCCAAGGCCTAGGCTTGTCGATGGAAATAACAGCGGGAGCCATCATTTCTGGTGCCTATTTTGGCGATAAAATGTCGCCATTGTCAGATACAACTAATTTAGCGCCTGCTGTGACCGGCACGGATTTGTTTACTCATATTCGTCACATGGTTTGGACAACGGCTCCAGCTTTAGCAATCGCTTTGGTTATCTTCACGATTATTGGGTTAAATGCTGACAGTGAGCAACAGGTTTTGGTGTTGCAAGATACACTTAACTTATTAGATAACAACTTTAATATTTCGCTGTGGACCCTCATTCCGTTAGTTGTAGTGTTTGTCATGGCCTTCAAGAAAATTCCGGCTGTAGCGACCATTTTAGTGGGCTCTTTGTTAGGCGGTATTTTCGCTATCATTCTTCAGGGTGATGTGATCAAAACTTTCGTTAATAAACCTGAAATGCATGTGGCTTTGGTTTACTTAGAAGGTGTTTGGACATCGTTATTCTCCGGCTTTACCGTGTCCACAGGTAACGAGGTCTACGATGACCTTCTCAGTCGCGGTGGCATGGCGAGCATGTTGAACACGCTTTTCTTAATCATCACTGCGATGAGTTTTGGTGCAGCGATGGAAGTTACCGGACTTTTGCATAAATTGATCAAGACGGTGATCGGTTTGGCTAAATCGACC
The DNA window shown above is from Kangiella marina and carries:
- the nhaC gene encoding Na+/H+ antiporter NhaC encodes the protein MADTSTRQPSMLQALLPIGLLVILLAFSVYIYGSDSSYGANQIALVICAAVALLVGLRNGQTWKELEQGVVDGISIALGAILILLMVGSLIGAWILAGTVPTMIYYGLQILSPEYFYVATCAICALVALSIGSSWTTAGTVGIGLIGVSQGLGLSMEITAGAIISGAYFGDKMSPLSDTTNLAPAVTGTDLFTHIRHMVWTTAPALAIALVIFTIIGLNADSEQQVLVLQDTLNLLDNNFNISLWTLIPLVVVFVMAFKKIPAVATILVGSLLGGIFAIILQGDVIKTFVNKPEMHVALVYLEGVWTSLFSGFTVSTGNEVYDDLLSRGGMASMLNTLFLIITAMSFGAAMEVTGLLHKLIKTVIGLAKSTGALIGSVLATCIGMNFITADQYISIVLPGRMYKAEFKRRGLDAKNLSRTLEDSATITSPLIPWNTCGAYMAATLGVATGAYWIYCFFNLLTPIVSFIYALLNFKITPIEGDEIDG